The Sulfurimonas sp. HSL-1716 sequence GTTGGATTGACATTTAACGTTGAAAATAAGCAATCAAAAAGCCGCCCGCGAGTTTTTAATTGGTTTCCTTTGGTTTGTTACATATCATCTTCATACATAGTTGTGAATTTAGCTTTAACATTGTCGTTTACATCTTTGATATGGACTTCGATAAAATTTCGATCTGGTCGTATAGAAAAAGATTTACTTGGATCCTTCCAGCGATAACTGACATGCAAGCTGTCTTCACCAACTTGTCCTGAATAAAAAGTTTCATTCCTTGAATCATTTTCTCTAGACTTTGTTAAACCATATTTTGTTAAAAATGCTGAAAAATCTTGATTGCTCTTTAGGCTATTTACTTCTTTTTCTAATTCAATATATTCAGACATGTTAATCCTCCTAGAGTTTTGAATACGTAACGTTTAAAATGAGCAATTAAAAAGCCGCTCGCGGGTTTTTGATTGGTCTCCACTGATTTGTTATCTTCTTTAGTTTTAGCATTCAGAAATGCTGGCGAGCCCAACAATACTCGAGACTTCTTTGGTAGTTAGAAGATCAGATATTTCATTAGTGGCATCCTGAATAGTAGAACCGTCTTTTGTAAAACGATAAATAGCATCTTGCAAAGCGTCTTGTGCACTGGTATAGCCATTTCTTACTCTTGTTGGAGCTGCGTATTCGTTTGAACTATTTAACTTGGTCGTTACGGCGAGCTCAAATTTATCGATACCGATTTTGTCGATTGTTACTCGACTGGACTTGTTAGCACTTTTTAATGTTATTGTCTGAGTAGGTGTTGACATGCAGTTCCTTTATGTTGTAGATAACTATTTATTTAATAAACATTATATATAAAACAGCTTGACATTCACTAAATAAACACAAAACATGTTAATTTCAATCAAGAGAACCTTACATGTAAAGACTATCATTAATTTTTTTGAAGTTTATGATGAAGATGCGAAAGTATGAAAAAAAGATATTACACAGGTAGAAAAGACCCTAAAGAGGGTTCTTATCTTAGTCGTCGCCGCGGCTTACTATCTTTGCATCGACTTCGTTTGGCAGTTTTTTTACGTCGGGTTTGATGAACCATACGTCGCCGTTTGTCAGGTTTACCTCACCGCCCCATTTTTCATCCGTGTCAAACTCCAGAGTCTCTATGATCTCTTCCATATCTTTCTTTGCCACATAAAAAAGGACCTTGCCTTCATCGTTTTCTCTCAACATCACTTTTGCCATTGTTCATCCTTTTAGTTTTTTAAGATAACTTTTTATCTTGTATAAAAAATTATCCAATATGTCGTTTTCAAAGGAGACCCTTAAAAACCCGTCTCCCAAATTCCTGACGCATGAGGAGACCCCATAGTATTTGTCGTCACGCTCCAAAAAATCGGTACGGTAGTGAACGCCTCTGCTCTCCTCCCTTTTCATTGCCGAGAGGATCATCGCTTCTGCCACATAAAGCGCATTTCTGAACTCCAAGATGGAGGAGAGTTCCACATTGTTATGCCTCTCTTTGTTCACGCAGTGCAGACCGTACTGGCATTTCATCAGGTAATGCACATACTCAAAAGCGTCTATGAGGCTCTCTTCGCTTCGGTACACGCCTACATTTTTAAACAAAGACTCTCCGAGATTTTTTTTCATCGCGTTTATGTTGAAATGGCTGTCCGCATCGAGTATGAGATTTATCCGCCTGTACTCTTTGTTGACCTGAGAAAAATCTATGGGGAGAAAATCCCGCCTTTTTGCCCTGCGCGCGGCTTCCACTCCGGCTATGCGGCCGAAGTAAGCAGCCTCAAGAAGCGAGTTGCCTCCCAGCCTGTTTGCCCCGTGTACTCCCGTCGCCGCGCACTCGCCGCATGCGAAGATCCCGGCGATATCCGTAGAGGTGTCTCCTCTTGTCCAGATACCGCCGATGGTGTAATGCGCCGAAGGGGTTATCTCCAAAAGCTCCGTTTTTATGTCTATTCCCGCACTGTTTAGCGCCATCTTCTGAGTCGAAGGCAGTCTTGTTTCGATAGTTTCAGAGGAGAGATGCCTGAAATCCAGATAGACTTTATGTCCGGCCTGTATATGCTCCAAAATGGCGCGCGAAAGCTTGTCTCTTGTCTGAAGTTCGTCCGTAAAACGCATCCCCGTCTCATCGACTATGTAAGCACCCTCGCCGCGGGCCGCTTCGCTTATGAGAGAACCGTTTTTTAGCGTGGTCGGATGAAACTGCACGAACTCGAGGTTTGAGAGTCTCATGCCCGCACGTAACGCTGCTGCGATGACGTCTCCAGAACTCTCCTGCGGGTTTGTCGAGTGACCTCTGTATATCCCCGCAAATCCTCCTCCCGCAAGTACAAGCGATTTGCAGGCAAACGCCGTTACATGCGAATCCTCACGGTGCAGCAGCGTGATGCCCGAGAGTTTGTCGTCGAACTTTGTGATGTTTAAAAGCTGATGATTGCCCAGTATCTCCACACCTTCTTTGCGGCACTGCATAAGCAGGGTCTGCACTATCGCGCTTCCCGTACGGTCGGCTATGAAACATGTCCTGTTCGCACTGGCTCCGCCGAAAGGGCGCTGTTGTATGTTGCCGTTTGCATCGCAGTCGAACTTTACTCCCATCTCCATAAGCTCGCGCACGATGTTTACCGCCTCTTTGCACATGTCGTTGACGTTCACTTCGTTGGAGATCCCGTCCGCTCCGCCGACAGTGTCTTTTATATGTCTATATACCGAATCATGCTCGTTTTGTCCTGTGACGGCGTTCATGCCGCCTGAGGCCACGGCGGAGTTCGAGCGGAAGGGATTGCTTTTGGTGATGACCACGACGCTGCACCCCGCCCTTTTTGCATACAAGGCGGCAAAAAGTCCCGATATGCCGCTTCCCACGACTATGACATCATAAAGCATTCGCGTCTCCCAGCAGAGTGTTTATCTTCTTGCTTTCAGCCCGCGGCAGGTAAGCAAGCGTGAGGTTGTCTTTTACATGCAGGGGATCGACCGCCCCAAAAAGCGCGCTCACGACATTTGCCGAGCGCGCGAACTGAAGCGCGCTCAGCACGTCGTTGAACTCCGATGTGCCCAGCGTCTCGCCTACCTTCGGCGAAAACTTCGACTTGAAAAGGTTTAGCTGAAGCAAAGAGGACGAAGCCATAAACTGCAGTCCGAACCCGCT is a genomic window containing:
- the nifT gene encoding putative nitrogen fixation protein NifT, whose translation is MAKVMLRENDEGKVLFYVAKKDMEEIIETLEFDTDEKWGGEVNLTNGDVWFIKPDVKKLPNEVDAKIVSRGDD
- a CDS encoding FAD-dependent oxidoreductase; protein product: MLYDVIVVGSGISGLFAALYAKRAGCSVVVITKSNPFRSNSAVASGGMNAVTGQNEHDSVYRHIKDTVGGADGISNEVNVNDMCKEAVNIVRELMEMGVKFDCDANGNIQQRPFGGASANRTCFIADRTGSAIVQTLLMQCRKEGVEILGNHQLLNITKFDDKLSGITLLHREDSHVTAFACKSLVLAGGGFAGIYRGHSTNPQESSGDVIAAALRAGMRLSNLEFVQFHPTTLKNGSLISEAARGEGAYIVDETGMRFTDELQTRDKLSRAILEHIQAGHKVYLDFRHLSSETIETRLPSTQKMALNSAGIDIKTELLEITPSAHYTIGGIWTRGDTSTDIAGIFACGECAATGVHGANRLGGNSLLEAAYFGRIAGVEAARRAKRRDFLPIDFSQVNKEYRRINLILDADSHFNINAMKKNLGESLFKNVGVYRSEESLIDAFEYVHYLMKCQYGLHCVNKERHNNVELSSILEFRNALYVAEAMILSAMKREESRGVHYRTDFLERDDKYYGVSSCVRNLGDGFLRVSFENDILDNFLYKIKSYLKKLKG